The Deltaproteobacteria bacterium genome has a segment encoding these proteins:
- a CDS encoding protein-L-isoaspartate(D-aspartate) O-methyltransferase produces the protein MAASLEETTELDWPHPRFPERRAERLSMVKTQIISRRPSVKSAAVLEAMRQVPRHLFVPPRLQRLAYADRPLPIGYGQTISQPYIVALMTAALQVKPGMKVLEIGTGSGYQAAVLAELTPSVFSIEIIEELARQAAARLRELGYTTVKVKAGDGYYGWPAEAPFDGIIVTCAAGHLPPPLLQQLKPGGRLVIPLGTVFQVQRLVVVHKNAAGKVFTEELLPVVFVPMTGAVQKK, from the coding sequence ATGGCAGCCAGTCTCGAGGAGACTACTGAACTGGACTGGCCTCACCCACGCTTCCCGGAAAGGCGTGCTGAGCGTCTCTCCATGGTGAAAACTCAAATAATCAGCCGCCGGCCGTCAGTCAAATCTGCTGCTGTTCTCGAGGCCATGCGGCAAGTACCGCGGCACCTTTTTGTGCCCCCGCGGCTGCAGAGGCTGGCATACGCTGACAGACCTCTGCCCATTGGCTATGGGCAGACCATCTCGCAGCCTTACATTGTTGCTTTGATGACTGCCGCGCTCCAGGTGAAGCCTGGGATGAAGGTTCTGGAGATCGGCACCGGCAGCGGCTACCAGGCTGCGGTATTGGCTGAGCTGACCCCCAGTGTCTTCAGCATAGAGATCATTGAGGAGCTGGCGCGCCAGGCCGCCGCCCGTCTCCGTGAGCTCGGCTACACCACAGTCAAGGTAAAGGCCGGTGACGGCTATTATGGCTGGCCGGCTGAGGCGCCCTTTGATGGCATCATCGTCACCTGCGCTGCTGGCCATCTGCCGCCGCCGCTGCTCCAACAGCTGAAACCGGGAGGCCGCCTGGTGATCCCCCTGGGAACGGTCTTTCAAGTGCAACGGCTGGTAGTAGTGCACAAGAACGCGGCCGGCAAAGTGTTCACCGAAGAACTGCTCCCGGTGGTCTTTGTGCCAATGACCGGCGCGGTCCAGAAAAAGTGA
- the mtaB gene encoding tRNA (N(6)-L-threonylcarbamoyladenosine(37)-C(2))-methylthiotransferase MtaB, with translation MSTAALTTLGCKVNQCETAYLEHCLQKAGYVIRPFSEKADLYCINTCAVTAKAAMQSRQLIRRAARQNPAARLVVTGCYAQLAAADISRLDKVSLVLGNREKFQLPVHLSQLACSKGAFIHVTDMVQCTSHLPLLLASAARKTRAFLKVQDGCDAFCTYCIIPHVRGRSRSVDPLSIRKQVKNLLGNGHKEIVLTGIHLGQWGKDLRPRRDLLWLLQSITAKPLPARLRLSSLEVGEVTPELLDFIAATAAVCPHLHVPLQSGDATILRRMNRHYSPSLFKERLTAALEKIPGLALGTDVLVGFPGESERNFENTYRLLESLDVAYLHVFPFSARPTTPAARMANQVSPRVVRERCRLLRDLDRRKRQAFRQRFIGSVRPVLVESRQDRNSGGLLGFSDNYLPVVINQELVSPNEMVLARLDRMEHGRIVAAPV, from the coding sequence ATGAGCACTGCTGCGCTCACTACTCTGGGCTGCAAGGTCAATCAATGTGAGACCGCCTATCTGGAGCACTGTCTGCAGAAAGCCGGCTACGTGATCAGACCGTTTTCAGAAAAGGCGGATCTATATTGCATCAACACCTGCGCAGTTACAGCAAAAGCCGCCATGCAGTCGCGCCAACTCATCCGCCGCGCTGCCCGCCAGAACCCCGCAGCACGGCTGGTAGTCACCGGCTGCTATGCGCAGCTTGCGGCAGCAGATATCAGTCGCCTCGACAAGGTCTCGCTGGTGCTCGGCAACAGAGAGAAATTTCAGCTGCCTGTGCATCTCAGCCAGCTGGCTTGCAGCAAGGGGGCATTCATCCATGTGACTGATATGGTGCAGTGCACTTCTCACTTGCCGCTCCTGCTGGCGAGCGCTGCTCGCAAGACCAGGGCCTTTTTGAAAGTGCAGGACGGCTGCGATGCCTTCTGTACCTACTGTATTATCCCGCACGTTCGCGGCCGCAGTCGCAGCGTGGACCCGCTGAGCATTCGCAAACAGGTAAAAAATCTCCTGGGCAATGGACACAAAGAGATAGTACTCACCGGCATTCACCTGGGCCAGTGGGGAAAAGATCTTCGGCCCCGAAGAGATTTACTCTGGCTGCTGCAGTCGATCACCGCCAAGCCGCTGCCCGCCAGGCTGCGCCTCAGCTCTCTGGAAGTCGGCGAAGTAACCCCGGAGCTCCTCGATTTCATCGCTGCCACAGCTGCCGTGTGTCCGCACCTGCATGTGCCGCTGCAAAGCGGCGATGCCACCATATTGCGTCGGATGAACAGACATTACTCGCCCTCTCTGTTCAAAGAACGGCTGACTGCTGCCCTGGAGAAAATTCCTGGACTCGCTCTCGGTACAGACGTGCTTGTTGGCTTCCCCGGGGAAAGTGAGCGCAACTTTGAAAATACTTATCGCCTTCTGGAATCTCTCGATGTCGCCTACCTCCATGTGTTCCCCTTCTCTGCCAGGCCGACTACCCCTGCTGCGCGCATGGCGAACCAGGTGTCGCCCAGGGTAGTCCGCGAACGCTGTCGCCTTCTGCGGGATTTAGATCGCCGCAAACGGCAGGCCTTCAGGCAGCGCTTCATAGGCAGTGTGCGCCCTGTTCTTGTGGAAAGCCGCCAAGACAGGAACAGCGGCGGCTTGCTTGGCTTCTCTGACAATTATCTCCCCGTGGTCATCAATCAAGAGCTGGTCTCACCAAATGAAATGGTGCTGGCGAGACTGGATCGGATGGAACACGGCCGCATTGTAGCTGCGCCAGTGTGA
- the mnmA gene encoding tRNA 2-thiouridine(34) synthase MnmA, giving the protein MSHLLTPMSEPAAKPSISLPEALESVKEALDAKLAPAATVAVALSGGVDSAMAAFLLKKLGFRPVALHMNLVSSEPGVDFEQLQGLSRKLDIPLHLVDLRRPFQHFVVEPFLEAYRRGMTPNPCVLCNPIIKFSFLLRQAEELGAERLVTGHYVRLTRDPGSNRILLRRGRDRRKDQSYFLYGLSQDQLAKALFPMGYLCKHQVKALALEAGLADLHRPESQEICFIPKNDYRGFLKERVGAALPTGGPIVDLGGRIVGEHRGIHQFTIGQRRGLNISSSAPYYVVALEPDTCTVRVGRKKDLLRRAMRVSSVNWVSIPPPASSRKAQVQIRYRHRQAEASIEPRPQGVLVHFLEPQAAITPGQSAVFYQDDLLLGGGIIEQVFS; this is encoded by the coding sequence ACACCCATGTCGGAACCAGCAGCAAAGCCGTCAATTTCTTTGCCAGAAGCACTGGAAAGTGTGAAAGAAGCACTGGATGCGAAGCTTGCCCCTGCTGCCACGGTGGCTGTAGCACTGAGCGGCGGAGTTGACAGCGCCATGGCCGCTTTCCTGTTGAAGAAACTTGGCTTTCGCCCTGTGGCGCTTCATATGAACCTTGTTTCCTCAGAGCCAGGTGTCGATTTCGAGCAGCTTCAAGGCCTCAGCCGCAAGCTGGATATACCTCTGCACCTGGTTGACCTGCGCCGTCCTTTCCAGCATTTCGTGGTGGAGCCTTTTTTGGAAGCCTATCGACGGGGAATGACACCCAATCCCTGCGTGCTCTGCAATCCAATTATAAAGTTCTCTTTTCTCCTCCGCCAGGCAGAGGAGCTGGGAGCTGAGCGGTTGGTCACCGGACATTATGTCCGGCTCACCAGGGATCCTGGCAGCAACAGAATTCTCCTCCGCAGGGGGCGCGACCGCCGCAAGGATCAATCCTATTTTCTTTATGGCCTCAGTCAGGACCAGCTGGCCAAAGCGCTCTTCCCCATGGGATATTTGTGTAAACATCAGGTGAAAGCGCTGGCTCTCGAGGCCGGGCTGGCAGACTTGCATCGTCCGGAGAGTCAGGAAATTTGCTTCATTCCCAAGAATGACTATCGCGGCTTTCTCAAGGAGCGCGTTGGCGCGGCCCTGCCCACAGGGGGGCCGATAGTGGACCTCGGTGGCCGCATCGTCGGCGAGCACCGAGGCATTCATCAATTCACCATTGGCCAACGCCGCGGTCTCAATATCTCTTCCAGCGCCCCATATTATGTTGTTGCTCTGGAGCCCGACACCTGCACTGTCCGAGTCGGCCGCAAGAAGGATCTCTTGAGAAGGGCAATGAGGGTTTCCTCGGTAAACTGGGTTTCCATTCCTCCCCCGGCCTCGAGCCGAAAGGCACAGGTACAGATTCGTTATCGTCATCGACAGGCAGAGGCCTCAATCGAGCCGCGGCCGCAGGGTGTGTTGGTACATTTTCTCGAACCTCAGGCTGCTATCACTCCCGGCCAGTCTGCAGTCTTCTATCAGGACGACCTCCTGCTGGGAGGCGGCATTATTGAACAGGTGTTTTCATGA